In Flavobacterium sp. WV_118_3, one DNA window encodes the following:
- a CDS encoding NADP-dependent isocitrate dehydrogenase codes for MSQKSKIIYTITDEAPMLATHSFLPIVQAFTAPSGIEIETRDISLAGRILANFPEFLQEGQRINDDLAELGKLATTPEANIIKLPNISASIPQLKAAIKELQAHGFAIPDYPEEPKNDAEKEIKSKYAKVLGSAVNPVLREGNSDRRAPKAVKNYAKANPHSMGAWSADSKTHVASMDHGDFYGSEKSVTVTEATDVKIEFVGTDGATTVLKASTPLKAGEIIDSSVLSLKALKEYVSKEIENARAENVLLSIHLKATMMKVSDPIIFGAIVEVYFKDVFEKYAALFKELNVDTRNGLGDVYAKIAGHPQQAEVEAAILDTYKKGPALAMVNSDKGITNLHVPSDVIVDASMPAMIRTSGQMWNAEGKQQDTKALIPDRCYSGLYTATIDFCKKNGAFDPKTMGSVPNVGLMAQKAEEYGSHDKTFQATATGVIRVVDANGTVLMEQNVATGDIFRMCQTKDAPIQDWVKLAVNRAKASNTPAVFWLDENRAHDRELIKKVNTYLKEYDTTGLDIRILSPVEATLFSLERIKNGLDTISVTGNVLRDYLTDLFPILELGTSAKMLSIVPLMNGGGLFETGAGGSAPKHVEQFLEEGYLRWDSLGEFLALAVSLEHLGNVFNSDKALILAETLDQATEKFLANDKSPARKVGQIDNRGSHFYLALYWAEALASQTKDAELQAKFAPIAKELVENEAKIDAELIGAQGKPQNIGGYYQPTESLTDQAMRPSETLNAILSKLV; via the coding sequence ATGTCACAAAAATCAAAGATTATCTACACCATCACCGATGAGGCACCGATGTTGGCGACACATTCCTTTTTACCAATTGTACAGGCATTCACGGCACCATCCGGAATTGAAATAGAAACAAGAGACATCTCTCTTGCCGGAAGAATTTTAGCCAACTTCCCGGAATTTTTACAAGAAGGACAACGCATTAATGATGATTTGGCCGAATTAGGAAAACTGGCTACAACACCGGAAGCAAACATCATTAAATTACCGAATATTTCGGCTTCGATTCCGCAATTAAAAGCGGCGATCAAAGAATTACAGGCACACGGTTTTGCTATACCGGATTACCCGGAAGAACCGAAAAACGATGCTGAAAAAGAAATTAAATCCAAATATGCTAAAGTATTAGGATCTGCCGTAAACCCGGTATTACGGGAAGGAAACTCCGATCGTAGAGCGCCGAAAGCGGTAAAAAATTACGCAAAAGCAAACCCGCATTCTATGGGTGCCTGGTCTGCTGATTCCAAAACACACGTAGCGAGCATGGATCACGGTGATTTTTACGGTAGTGAGAAATCGGTGACCGTAACCGAAGCGACAGACGTTAAAATCGAATTTGTTGGCACTGACGGAGCAACAACGGTTTTAAAAGCCAGTACGCCGTTAAAAGCCGGTGAGATCATCGATAGTTCGGTATTGAGCTTAAAAGCCTTAAAAGAATACGTTTCCAAAGAAATTGAAAATGCGCGTGCTGAAAACGTATTGTTATCCATACACTTAAAAGCGACCATGATGAAGGTTTCCGATCCTATCATCTTTGGAGCCATCGTTGAAGTATACTTTAAAGACGTATTTGAAAAATATGCGGCTTTATTTAAAGAATTAAACGTTGATACCCGTAACGGTTTAGGCGATGTATATGCTAAAATTGCCGGACATCCGCAACAAGCTGAAGTGGAAGCTGCGATTTTAGACACCTACAAAAAAGGACCGGCTTTGGCTATGGTAAATTCTGATAAAGGAATCACCAACCTTCACGTGCCATCCGATGTGATCGTAGATGCTTCGATGCCGGCTATGATCCGTACTTCTGGACAAATGTGGAATGCTGAAGGCAAACAACAAGACACTAAAGCACTTATTCCGGACAGATGTTATTCCGGATTGTATACGGCTACCATCGATTTCTGTAAAAAGAATGGCGCTTTCGATCCAAAAACAATGGGAAGTGTTCCAAACGTAGGATTGATGGCACAAAAAGCCGAAGAATACGGTTCGCATGATAAAACGTTTCAGGCTACAGCTACTGGAGTAATCCGCGTTGTGGACGCTAACGGAACCGTTTTAATGGAACAAAACGTAGCAACCGGAGACATTTTCAGAATGTGTCAAACCAAAGATGCTCCAATTCAGGATTGGGTTAAACTGGCTGTAAACAGAGCTAAAGCAAGTAATACACCTGCTGTATTTTGGTTAGATGAAAACAGAGCACATGACAGAGAATTGATCAAAAAAGTAAATACCTACTTAAAAGAGTACGATACAACCGGATTAGACATCCGAATTCTTTCTCCGGTTGAAGCAACACTTTTCTCATTAGAAAGAATCAAAAACGGATTGGATACCATTTCTGTAACCGGAAACGTATTACGTGATTACCTAACCGACCTGTTCCCTATTTTAGAATTAGGCACATCGGCTAAAATGCTTTCTATCGTTCCGTTAATGAACGGTGGCGGATTGTTTGAAACCGGTGCGGGAGGATCTGCTCCGAAACACGTAGAACAATTCCTTGAAGAAGGTTATTTACGTTGGGATTCATTAGGAGAGTTCCTGGCTTTGGCAGTATCATTAGAACATTTAGGAAATGTTTTCAATAGCGATAAAGCTTTGATTCTTGCTGAAACATTGGATCAGGCTACTGAAAAATTCCTTGCTAATGACAAATCTCCTGCCCGTAAAGTAGGTCAGATTGATAACAGAGGATCACATTTCTATTTGGCACTGTATTGGGCGGAAGCTTTAGCTTCGCAAACTAAAGATGCCGAACTTCAGGCTAAATTTGCACCAATTGCAAAAGAACTTGTTGAAAATGAAGCTAAAATTGATGCTGAATTAATCGGTGCTCAAGGTAAACCACAAAATATAGGTGGTTACTATCAGCCAACTGAATCATTAACAGATCAGGCAATGCGTCCAAGTGAAACATTGAATGCCATCTTATCGAAATTAGTGTAA
- the rplS gene encoding 50S ribosomal protein L19: MSNLLKFVQDEFVAKKDFPEFGAGDTITVYYEIKEGEKTRTQFFKGVVIQKRGAGVTETFTIRKMSGSVGVERIFPVNMPALQKIEVNQRGKVRRARIFYFRELTGKKAKIKEKRRR, encoded by the coding sequence ATGTCAAATTTATTAAAATTTGTTCAAGACGAATTCGTAGCGAAAAAAGATTTCCCTGAATTTGGAGCTGGTGATACTATCACTGTTTATTACGAAATTAAAGAGGGTGAAAAAACAAGAACACAGTTCTTCAAAGGAGTTGTTATCCAAAAAAGAGGTGCTGGTGTAACTGAAACTTTCACTATCCGTAAAATGTCAGGATCTGTAGGAGTTGAGCGTATCTTCCCTGTAAACATGCCTGCTTTACAAAAAATTGAAGTGAATCAAAGAGGTAAAGTTCGTAGAGCTCGTATCTTCTACTTCAGAGAACTTACTGGTAAAAAAGCAAAAATCAAAGAAAAAAGAAGAAGATAA
- a CDS encoding polysaccharide deacetylase family protein: protein MKSFIYKFLLIIITIILSACENKKVLSQPASSAKPYKAGVVLSFDDAYVDEWFEADQTLKKYAWKASFCTCRIDSIGAPQLSKLLQMQKNGHEIAGHGYHHFNAVKYVAANGIDNYIKAEIDPMLASMKRLSLNVTSFAYPYGERSKELDEALAPKFNIIRGRAFCGDVPEKEGCYFRDTKYMYAFDIDNNHVHFSIPYLLELLDYAREKNKILILCGHKPVKELTDNYQIKIETLEFVCKYIKQNNMKFYTLSDLGNLIRKE from the coding sequence ATGAAGTCATTTATTTACAAATTCCTCTTGATTATCATCACGATAATTTTATCCGCCTGCGAAAATAAAAAAGTATTATCTCAACCTGCCTCATCTGCAAAACCTTATAAAGCAGGTGTGGTTTTATCTTTTGACGACGCTTATGTAGATGAATGGTTTGAGGCCGATCAGACTTTAAAAAAATACGCCTGGAAAGCCTCTTTTTGTACTTGCAGGATTGATTCTATAGGGGCGCCCCAATTAAGCAAACTTCTTCAGATGCAGAAAAACGGACACGAAATAGCCGGACATGGCTATCATCATTTTAATGCAGTAAAGTATGTGGCGGCAAACGGAATCGACAATTATATAAAAGCAGAGATAGACCCCATGCTCGCTTCGATGAAAAGGTTGTCTTTAAACGTAACCTCATTTGCCTATCCCTACGGTGAAAGATCTAAGGAACTCGATGAGGCTTTGGCTCCAAAATTTAATATTATCAGAGGAAGGGCATTTTGTGGCGATGTTCCGGAAAAAGAAGGCTGTTATTTTAGAGATACAAAATATATGTATGCCTTTGATATCGATAATAACCATGTTCATTTTAGCATACCTTACCTTTTAGAACTATTAGATTATGCCAGGGAAAAAAATAAGATACTTATTTTGTGCGGCCATAAACCGGTTAAGGAGTTAACGGATAATTATCAAATAAAAATTGAAACACTAGAGTTTGTCTGTAAATACATAAAACAGAACAATATGAAGTTTTACACCTTATCCGATTTGGGTAACCTAATTAGAAAGGAATAA
- a CDS encoding T9SS type B sorting domain-containing protein, which translates to MKKLLLVLLTFVLYGSLQAQNQPNDCVNAINVCGNGTFSSNASGIGAIQEVSGCGGAEHNSIWLKINVIQSGTLGFNIIPHDSNITVDYDFWVYGPNRTCSNLGSPIRCATTNPLLAGQLNNHTGMNGSTTLTQTGPGANGNSYVRWLTVTAGQSYYIAIDRPVGDGGFDLEWIGTATDNGGAFAPPPTANPVPDYKTCSNTPNIGLFDLNSIRSQINADLTNNTVSFYGTLANANDGIAPLPGIIANTTNPQTIYATVKNNTTGCYTITQFNLMVYPVPTASLTVPASVICSGDAAAITFTGTPDATVEYNVNGGPTQTGLLNASGTLTVTHNLTAATTYTLTSVKVLDNNGVMLCSQPFNTSVTITVNPLPTASISGTTTICSGDTAPVTFTGTPNSTVTYTFNNGTNQQLLLDASGTATVLAGTAGIYELVRVTTSGLPACSQDLTGSVTITANPLPTASITGTTSTCSNTTGILTINGTPNATVTYSANGQPDETITLDAVGTATITTPVLTASVTYTLIRVTSADTPACNQPLATSHTITVITAPVITTPTPFQMCDAGNGLAVFDLTTKINEITGGNTGLTVTFHESQVEANSGSNPKGPLYTNNTPNTQTLYIRVVDSANNQCPSFTTLILNVTPVPQINPNVTPFIVCETSIPGDGMELFDLTVKDAQLLNGQTGVTVRYFESESNALSGSSPIIPVTAYPNMSNPETIWYQLSNATGCKTIGSFQLIVNPKPVIVPLNPMNACSNGSNTTAEFNLSLNNALVTGGVTGMEVTYHLTQTDADSGLSPLPVLYTSGPATIYVRVKNPATGCYATTTLDLNITQGPVAIMPQPMRYCDPSDDGVGTFDLHAAIPEITGGTLPPGVTVTFHETPEDAQLGLNALSSPYSNIQPWGQTIYVRVRYALTDCATIVMLQLIVDRTPRATAPTPLMVCDDAVADGITVFDLSVKNNEILGTLNAVDHTISYYESLTNAQTVTSPIGNLFNYTNLSNPQIIFVRIENNVTGCFAIEELQLIVNPLPTVPNPVPAYTLCDYTGQSLYEQFDLSTKIPEIIGTTTGLEVKFYKTQVLANAGTAGTELPTLYTNEVATVQTIFVRVTNSTTGCYTVTAMDLRVEPLPVLVMPTAPVTTCDGTNNDGIGDFDLTTLIPGMLSGEANVVLSFHETQQNAQNGLFPITVQPYQNINPWTQTLWVLATNTVTGCKSVYSFNLLVEPAPIMPTLLDLAECDTDSNPHDNQTMFDLTVHTATILAAQPGAASDYEVNYYISQTNAQNGSPFIVSNGNFIGTNGQTIWVRVTHKATGCFTIGSFKLIVNSPLQLTQPDEITLCDDALPNDQHQIFDLTIREAQITGGATGYTFNYYSSTALPPNPATLITDPTAFHNTATVQTLLVGVVSGAGCSSYVTLTIRVTPLPEPKFDPAPLVTCDDDYPGDGITFFDVTQNASYILNNANYVLTYHPTQADALAGINAIATPTNWQNMDANGNALTSVWVRVTTAPANNRDRCSLVVEQPLIVNPRPAAGPVTDYHMCQIPFTGSGVFDLSTKTPEALAGQGPAGYTVSYHANQADADTGANPLATSHPSTVNGETIYVRVVNTATGCYNTTSFQLFVERGSEATDVADIDRCDDLNDQTETFNLNDLDATILGPVQAADPNFSVSYYASDADLANGTPIGTPGAYTITDYLTHEIIAVVKNTYSAYGCPAEIRFNITVHRLPEPTPNAGFVCIDQETGTVLSTHIINSGLDATTHTFQWYENDAAGVPQPIAGATGATYEVNHPGTFSVIATSIATGCPSLPASVVITQSEPAEVTAYVSNAFTDNQSITVEAIGIGEYVYQLDEGDIQTSPVFTNVSSGSHTVTVYDNKGCATVTIPVTAINYPHYFTPNGDGYHDFWNIGDLENDANAKIYIFDRYGKLLKQIKPSRSTGWDGTMNGQQLPSTDYWFTVTYTENGDIKEFKAHFSLKR; encoded by the coding sequence ATGAAGAAGCTATTACTAGTATTATTAACTTTCGTATTATACGGCTCGTTACAGGCGCAGAATCAACCCAACGATTGTGTCAATGCGATCAATGTTTGCGGAAATGGTACATTCAGTTCAAACGCTAGTGGCATTGGGGCTATCCAGGAAGTCTCCGGATGTGGCGGTGCCGAACATAATTCGATTTGGTTAAAAATTAATGTGATTCAATCCGGAACGTTAGGGTTTAATATCATTCCGCATGATTCGAATATTACGGTTGACTACGATTTTTGGGTGTACGGTCCTAACAGAACCTGTTCCAATTTAGGAAGCCCGATTCGTTGTGCCACTACAAATCCGCTATTGGCCGGACAATTGAATAATCATACCGGAATGAATGGTAGTACAACCTTAACACAAACCGGTCCCGGTGCCAATGGGAACAGTTATGTGAGATGGTTAACCGTCACGGCAGGTCAGTCGTATTATATCGCGATTGACAGACCGGTTGGAGACGGTGGATTTGATCTGGAATGGATCGGAACTGCAACAGATAACGGTGGTGCTTTTGCTCCGCCGCCGACTGCGAATCCGGTTCCGGATTATAAAACGTGTAGTAACACACCGAATATCGGACTATTTGACCTGAATTCAATCAGAAGTCAGATCAATGCCGATCTGACCAATAATACAGTGTCCTTTTATGGTACATTGGCTAATGCTAATGATGGAATAGCACCGCTACCGGGCATTATAGCCAATACCACCAATCCGCAAACGATATATGCCACAGTAAAGAATAACACTACCGGATGTTATACTATTACACAGTTTAACCTCATGGTATATCCCGTACCAACGGCTTCGCTAACGGTGCCGGCTTCGGTAATCTGTTCCGGTGATGCCGCAGCAATTACGTTTACCGGAACACCGGATGCTACGGTAGAATACAATGTAAACGGAGGTCCAACACAGACCGGTCTTTTGAATGCATCCGGAACGCTTACGGTTACCCATAACCTGACAGCTGCAACTACTTATACGTTAACATCGGTAAAAGTACTGGATAACAATGGTGTGATGCTTTGCTCGCAACCCTTTAATACTTCAGTAACCATAACGGTTAATCCGTTACCAACGGCATCGATATCCGGAACAACTACAATTTGCTCCGGTGATACGGCTCCGGTTACTTTTACCGGAACGCCAAACAGTACGGTTACGTATACTTTTAATAACGGAACGAACCAACAGCTACTACTGGATGCATCCGGAACCGCAACTGTTTTAGCGGGAACGGCAGGTATTTACGAATTAGTTCGGGTAACAACTTCCGGATTACCGGCTTGTTCACAAGATCTTACCGGTTCTGTTACGATTACGGCTAACCCGTTACCAACGGCAAGTATTACAGGAACGACCTCAACTTGTTCAAACACAACAGGAATTTTAACGATAAATGGTACGCCAAATGCAACAGTAACTTATTCGGCTAACGGGCAACCGGATGAAACAATTACGCTCGATGCTGTCGGAACCGCAACGATCACGACTCCGGTTTTAACCGCTTCCGTAACCTATACTTTAATCCGTGTAACTTCGGCAGATACACCGGCTTGTAATCAACCTTTGGCAACCAGTCATACAATAACGGTAATTACGGCTCCGGTTATTACAACGCCTACACCTTTTCAGATGTGTGATGCGGGCAATGGTTTAGCGGTTTTTGATTTAACAACTAAAATCAATGAAATCACAGGCGGGAATACAGGGTTAACGGTGACCTTTCATGAGTCGCAGGTAGAAGCCAATTCCGGAAGTAATCCAAAAGGCCCTTTATATACAAATAACACTCCGAATACGCAGACATTATATATTCGGGTTGTCGATTCTGCAAACAATCAATGCCCGTCATTTACCACATTAATATTGAATGTAACTCCTGTACCGCAGATTAATCCGAATGTTACTCCTTTTATAGTATGTGAAACAAGTATTCCGGGCGACGGAATGGAATTATTTGATTTGACGGTTAAAGATGCACAATTACTCAACGGACAAACCGGCGTAACAGTACGTTATTTTGAAAGTGAATCAAATGCCCTTTCCGGTTCAAGTCCGATTATCCCGGTTACGGCTTATCCGAATATGAGTAATCCGGAAACAATCTGGTATCAATTGAGTAATGCTACGGGTTGTAAAACAATAGGATCATTTCAATTGATTGTAAATCCGAAACCGGTAATTGTTCCGTTAAACCCAATGAATGCCTGTAGCAACGGTTCGAACACTACAGCTGAATTTAACCTGTCACTAAATAATGCTTTAGTTACCGGTGGCGTAACGGGAATGGAGGTAACCTATCATCTAACGCAAACTGATGCCGATTCAGGATTAAGTCCGTTGCCTGTGTTATATACTTCCGGACCGGCAACGATTTATGTGCGTGTTAAAAATCCGGCTACAGGATGTTATGCAACAACTACGTTGGATTTAAATATTACACAGGGACCGGTTGCCATTATGCCACAACCGATGCGATATTGCGATCCGAGTGATGATGGTGTCGGAACCTTTGATCTTCATGCTGCAATACCGGAAATTACAGGAGGAACCTTACCTCCCGGTGTAACGGTTACGTTCCATGAAACACCGGAAGATGCTCAATTGGGATTAAACGCGTTGTCAAGTCCTTATAGTAATATTCAGCCCTGGGGACAGACAATTTACGTCAGAGTACGATATGCGCTAACGGATTGTGCTACTATTGTAATGTTACAACTAATTGTTGATCGAACGCCGAGAGCGACAGCACCAACACCTTTGATGGTTTGTGATGATGCCGTAGCCGATGGTATTACCGTATTTGATCTTAGTGTGAAGAATAATGAGATCTTGGGAACTTTAAATGCAGTTGATCATACTATTAGTTATTATGAAAGTTTGACAAATGCACAAACGGTAACCAGTCCAATAGGGAACTTATTTAATTATACCAATTTATCCAATCCACAAATTATTTTTGTAAGAATTGAAAATAATGTAACCGGATGTTTTGCTATTGAGGAGTTACAATTAATCGTAAACCCACTACCAACGGTACCGAACCCGGTACCGGCATACACTTTATGTGATTACACGGGTCAGTCGTTATACGAGCAATTCGATCTATCGACCAAGATTCCGGAAATCATCGGAACAACAACCGGCTTGGAAGTTAAGTTTTATAAAACACAGGTTTTAGCCAATGCCGGAACAGCCGGAACGGAATTACCAACATTATATACCAACGAAGTAGCCACAGTACAAACTATTTTTGTACGTGTGACCAATAGTACAACAGGTTGTTACACGGTAACGGCAATGGACCTACGGGTAGAGCCACTACCGGTATTGGTAATGCCAACCGCTCCGGTAACCACATGTGACGGAACGAACAACGATGGAATTGGTGATTTTGATTTAACGACTTTAATTCCGGGTATGTTAAGTGGCGAAGCTAATGTGGTATTAAGCTTCCACGAGACACAGCAAAATGCACAAAACGGCTTGTTCCCAATCACGGTTCAACCGTACCAAAACATCAATCCTTGGACACAAACCCTATGGGTATTGGCAACCAATACGGTAACAGGATGTAAGAGCGTTTACTCGTTCAACTTACTGGTAGAACCGGCACCAATCATGCCAACGTTATTGGATCTTGCCGAGTGTGATACGGATTCGAATCCGCATGACAACCAGACGATGTTTGATTTAACAGTACACACTGCGACAATCCTTGCGGCTCAACCAGGAGCGGCATCGGATTATGAAGTGAACTACTATATTTCACAAACCAATGCTCAGAATGGTTCACCATTTATCGTATCCAACGGGAACTTTATCGGAACCAACGGACAAACGATCTGGGTACGTGTTACGCATAAAGCAACGGGATGTTTCACCATCGGAAGCTTTAAACTGATTGTAAACAGTCCGCTGCAATTAACCCAGCCGGACGAGATTACCCTTTGTGATGATGCTTTACCAAACGATCAGCATCAGATCTTTGACCTAACGATTCGCGAGGCGCAAATCACCGGAGGAGCCACAGGATATACTTTCAACTACTACAGCAGTACGGCTTTACCACCGAACCCGGCTACGTTGATCACCGATCCAACCGCGTTCCACAATACGGCTACAGTACAGACGTTATTAGTAGGAGTAGTAAGCGGAGCAGGCTGTAGCAGTTATGTAACCTTAACCATCCGTGTTACGCCACTACCGGAACCGAAATTCGACCCGGCACCACTTGTAACCTGTGATGATGATTACCCTGGAGACGGAATCACGTTCTTTGATGTAACGCAAAATGCGAGCTACATCTTAAATAACGCGAACTACGTATTAACGTATCACCCAACTCAGGCGGATGCTTTAGCGGGAATCAACGCGATTGCTACGCCAACCAACTGGCAAAATATGGATGCTAACGGAAACGCTTTAACCAGCGTATGGGTACGTGTAACAACTGCACCGGCTAACAACCGTGACCGTTGTTCGTTAGTAGTAGAACAACCATTAATCGTAAACCCACGACCAGCGGCTGGTCCTGTAACGGATTACCATATGTGTCAGATTCCATTCACAGGAAGTGGTGTATTTGATTTAAGTACGAAAACCCCTGAAGCTTTAGCCGGACAAGGTCCAGCAGGTTACACGGTGAGCTACCATGCTAACCAGGCAGATGCGGATACCGGAGCAAATCCACTGGCAACCAGTCACCCAAGTACCGTGAACGGAGAGACGATCTATGTACGTGTGGTAAACACCGCAACAGGATGTTACAATACGACCAGCTTCCAATTATTTGTAGAGCGAGGATCGGAAGCTACCGATGTAGCGGATATCGACAGATGTGATGATCTGAATGATCAAACGGAAACGTTTAACTTGAATGATTTAGACGCTACGATCTTAGGGCCTGTACAGGCAGCGGATCCGAACTTTAGCGTAAGCTACTATGCTTCGGATGCTGATTTAGCCAACGGAACACCAATTGGAACACCGGGAGCTTATACGATCACGGATTACCTGACGCACGAAATCATTGCGGTAGTTAAAAATACGTATAGTGCTTACGGATGTCCTGCTGAAATCCGATTCAATATCACGGTACACCGTTTACCGGAGCCAACACCAAACGCAGGATTTGTGTGTATTGATCAAGAAACTGGAACAGTACTAAGTACGCATATCATCAACAGTGGATTGGATGCTACAACGCATACGTTCCAATGGTATGAGAATGATGCAGCCGGAGTACCACAACCAATTGCAGGCGCAACAGGAGCGACGTATGAAGTAAATCACCCGGGAACGTTCTCTGTAATTGCAACCAGTATTGCAACAGGATGTCCTTCATTACCGGCATCAGTTGTGATCACACAATCGGAACCGGCAGAAGTAACGGCTTATGTATCGAATGCCTTTACGGATAACCAATCGATCACAGTAGAAGCGATTGGAATCGGGGAGTATGTATACCAGTTAGACGAAGGCGATATCCAGACAAGCCCTGTATTTACTAATGTAAGCTCTGGATCGCATACCGTAACGGTATACGATAACAAAGGTTGTGCTACGGTAACCATCCCTGTAACAGCGATCAACTATCCGCATTACTTTACACCAAACGGAGACGGTTACCACGATTTCTGGAATATTGGTGATTTAGAAAACGATGCAAACGCAAAAATTTATATATTTGACCGATACGGAAAACTATTGAAACAGATCAAACCATCGCGCTCAACCGGATGGGACGGAACGATGAACGGTCAACAGCTGCCATCGACGGATTACTGGTTCACAGTGACCTATACGGAGAATGGAGATATTAAAGAGTTTAAAGCGCATTTCTCGTTAAAACGATAA
- the trmD gene encoding tRNA (guanosine(37)-N1)-methyltransferase TrmD — translation MRIDIITVLPELIKSPFEASILKRAISKGLVEVHFHNLRDYSTNKHKNVDDYQFGGGAGMVMSIEPIDACISKLKSERDYDEIIYMTPDGATLNQKMANSMSLLKNIIILCGHYKGVDQRVRDQFITKEISIGDYVLSGGELGAAVLADSIIRLIPGVLSNETSALTDSFQDNLLSPPIYTRPAEYKGWKVPDILLSGNFPEIEKWREQKAYEHTKTRRPDLLED, via the coding sequence ATGCGCATTGATATTATCACCGTTTTACCCGAGTTAATCAAAAGCCCGTTTGAAGCTTCTATTTTAAAAAGAGCGATCAGTAAAGGTCTGGTAGAAGTTCATTTTCACAATCTACGCGATTATAGCACCAACAAACACAAAAACGTAGACGACTATCAGTTTGGCGGCGGTGCCGGAATGGTGATGAGTATTGAGCCAATCGATGCCTGTATTTCAAAATTAAAAAGCGAACGCGACTACGACGAGATTATTTATATGACTCCGGATGGTGCGACATTAAACCAGAAAATGGCCAATTCGATGTCGTTATTAAAAAACATCATCATTTTATGCGGGCATTATAAAGGAGTGGATCAACGCGTGCGCGATCAGTTTATCACAAAAGAAATTTCCATTGGCGATTATGTTTTATCCGGTGGTGAACTTGGTGCGGCTGTTTTGGCCGACAGTATCATCCGATTAATTCCAGGCGTATTGAGTAATGAAACTTCGGCACTAACCGACAGTTTTCAGGATAATTTATTATCGCCTCCTATTTATACCCGTCCGGCGGAATACAAAGGATGGAAGGTTCCGGATATCTTATTGAGCGGAAATTTCCCTGAAATTGAAAAATGGCGGGAACAAAAAGCCTATGAACATACCAAAACCCGTCGTCCGGATTTGCTGGAAGACTAA